In Phoenix dactylifera cultivar Barhee BC4 unplaced genomic scaffold, palm_55x_up_171113_PBpolish2nd_filt_p 000146F, whole genome shotgun sequence, one DNA window encodes the following:
- the LOC103695458 gene encoding ribosomal RNA-processing protein 17: MDEDDEIEGGVVVGQIPTVLVPRHIKKRSLRNKGLTVGFDDKELRDFVTGFHKRKKKRRKEAQRQLKEKERLKRIQARKKRKQERELALYGRIISSENPVGSDSGADDGNDCEEDETNIAGSVPETKAYEDGTTTITVTTSELSHEDEDPRPAHVIAKPASRVEKRNSLSTKKQPLKKVHKHKLHNKGRKKPTFQKKDKKKGKNKR, from the exons ATGGACGAAGACGACGAGATCGAGGGAGGAGTGGTGGTGGGGCAAATCCCCACGGTCTTGGTCCCGCGCCACATCAAGAAGAGGTCTCTTAGGAACAAAGGCCTCACCGTCGGTTTCGACGACAAAGAGCTAAG GGACTTTGTTACTGGCTTCCACAAgcgaaagaagaaaaggagaaaagaggCTCAGAGACAactgaaagaaaaggagagattgAAGCGTATCCAGGCTCGTAAAAAG cggaagcaagagagagaattgGCTCTATATGGCAGAATTATTTCTTCAGAAAATCCAGTAGGATCTGATTCAGGAGCTGATGATGGCAATGATTGTGAAGAAGATGAAACAAACATTGCTGGATCAGTTCCAG AAACAAAGGCGTATGAAGATGGCACCACAACAATTACAGTGACCACTAGTGAACTTTCCCATGAAGACGAAGATCCGAGGCCAGCACATGTTATTGCTAAGCCAGCCAGCAGAGTCGAAAAGCGTAATAGCCTATCTACGAAGAAGCAGCCACTGAAGAAAGTTCATAAGCACAAATTACACAATAAGGGTCGGAAGAAGCCTACATTccagaagaaagataaaaagaagGGCAAGAACAAACGTTAG
- the LOC103695457 gene encoding hexokinase-3-like isoform X1, with the protein MGRVGFGVAVGCAVVTCAIAAVLVGRRVQNRRKWRRAVEVLREFEEGCATSIGRLGQVVDAMAVEMHAGLASDGGSKLKMLLTFIDNLPDGNAKGTYYALDLGGTNFRVLRVRLGGKGSMIISHQVEYHPIPQELMSGTSEDLFDYIAMTLKQFVERADDGSEQKADEKKELGFTFSFPVRQMSVSSGILVKWTKGFSVEDAVGKDIAQCLEEAMTKAGLNMQVAALQVNDIVGTLALCHYYDKDTVAAVIIGTGTNACYVERTDAIIKCQGLLKNSGGTVVNMEWGNFWSSHLPRTSYDIALDDESPNSNDQGFEKMISGMYLGEITRRVLYRMAQESDIFGDGAYNLSIRFILRTPSMAAMHEDDSPDLREVRRILTETLQVPHVSLRARRLIVRVCDIVTRRAARLAAAGIVGILKKIGRDGSGVASGRAKGTPRRTVVAIEGALYVNYSMFREYLNEAVVEILGEEAAQNVVLRVSEDGSGIGAALLAAAHSSNR; encoded by the exons ATGGGGAGGGTGGGGTTTGGGGTGGCGGTGGGGTGCGCGGTGGTGACTTGCGCGATTGCGGCGGTGCTGGTGGGGCGGCGGGTGCAGAACCGGCGGAAGTGGAGGCGGGCGGTGGAGGTGCTGCGGGAGTTCGAGGAAGGGTGCGCGACGTCGATCGGGAGGTTGGGGCAGGTTGTGGACGCCATGGCGGTGGAGATGCACGCCGGCCTCGCGTCCGACGGGGGGAGCAAGCTCAAGATGCTCCTCACCTTCATCGATAACCTCCCCGATGG gaatGCGAAGGGCACTTACTATGCTCTTGATCTTGGAGGAACTAATTTTAGAGTATTGCGGGTTCGGCTTGGAGGAAAAGGGTCAATGATCATAAGTCACCAAGTTGAATACCATCCAATTCCCCAAGAACTAATGAGCGGCACGAGTGAG GATCTATTTGATTATATTGCAATGACTCTAAAACAATTTGTTGAACGAGCGGATGATGGTTCTGAGCAAAAAGCTGATGAGAAAAAGGAGCTCggatttacattttcttttccaGTTAGACAGATGTCTGTATCTTCAGGCATTCTTGTCAAGTGGACTAAAGGATTTTCAGTTGAAGATGCT GTTGGAAAAGACATAGCCCAATGTTTAGAGGAAGCAATGACCAAGGCAGGACTGAATATGCAGGTGGCGGCATTG CAGGTGAATGATATTGTGGGCACATTAGCTCTTTGCCACTATTATGACAAGGACACTGTGGCTGCAGTGATTATTGGAACGGGCACCAATGCCTGCTATGTGGAACGCACTGATGCAATTATTAAGTGTCAGGGCCTGCTTAAAAATTCTGGAGGCACG GTTGTCAACATGGAATGGGGAAATTTCTGGTCATCACATTTACCTAGAACTTCTTATGATATTGCTCTAGATGATGAGAGCCCGAACAGTAATGATCAG GGTTTTGAAAAAATGATTTCAGGGATGTATTTGGGTGAAATTACAAGAAGGGTGCTTTATAGGATGGCACAGGagtcggatatatttggagatgGTGCTTACAATTTGTCAATACGCTTTATCTTAAG GACACCCTCGATGGCTGCCATGCATGAGGATGATTCTCCTGACTTGAGAGAAGTCAGAAGGATACTGACAGAAACTCTGCAG GTGCCTCATGTCTCACTGAGGGCACGAAGGCTTATAGTAAGAGTATGTGACATAGTTACCCGAAGAGCTGCCCGATTGGCTGCTGCAGGTATTGTTGGAATATTGAAGAAAATAGGACGAGATGGGAGTGGAGTTGCAAGTGGAAGAGCTAAAGGCACACCAAGGAGAACGGTTGTTGCGATTGAAGGGGCTCTTTATGTTAATTACTCAATGTTCAGGGAGTATCTAAATGAAGCTGTTGTGGAGATCTTAGGTGAGGAGGCTGCCCAAAATGTTGTTCTCAGAGTTTCAGAGGATGGATCAGGAATAGGAGCCGCCCTCCTTGCGGCAGCACATTCTTCAAATCGATAA
- the LOC103695457 gene encoding hexokinase-3-like isoform X2, giving the protein MGRVGFGVAVGCAVVTCAIAAVLVGRRVQNRRKWRRAVEVLREFEEGCATSIGRLGQVVDAMAVEMHAGLASDGGSKLKMLLTFIDNLPDGNAKGTYYALDLGGTNFRVLRVRLGGKGSMIISHQVEYHPIPQELMSGTSEDLFDYIAMTLKQFVERADDGSEQKADEKKELGFTFSFPVRQMSVSSGILVKWTKGFSVEDAVGKDIAQCLEEAMTKAGLNMQVAALVNDIVGTLALCHYYDKDTVAAVIIGTGTNACYVERTDAIIKCQGLLKNSGGTVVNMEWGNFWSSHLPRTSYDIALDDESPNSNDQGFEKMISGMYLGEITRRVLYRMAQESDIFGDGAYNLSIRFILRTPSMAAMHEDDSPDLREVRRILTETLQVPHVSLRARRLIVRVCDIVTRRAARLAAAGIVGILKKIGRDGSGVASGRAKGTPRRTVVAIEGALYVNYSMFREYLNEAVVEILGEEAAQNVVLRVSEDGSGIGAALLAAAHSSNR; this is encoded by the exons ATGGGGAGGGTGGGGTTTGGGGTGGCGGTGGGGTGCGCGGTGGTGACTTGCGCGATTGCGGCGGTGCTGGTGGGGCGGCGGGTGCAGAACCGGCGGAAGTGGAGGCGGGCGGTGGAGGTGCTGCGGGAGTTCGAGGAAGGGTGCGCGACGTCGATCGGGAGGTTGGGGCAGGTTGTGGACGCCATGGCGGTGGAGATGCACGCCGGCCTCGCGTCCGACGGGGGGAGCAAGCTCAAGATGCTCCTCACCTTCATCGATAACCTCCCCGATGG gaatGCGAAGGGCACTTACTATGCTCTTGATCTTGGAGGAACTAATTTTAGAGTATTGCGGGTTCGGCTTGGAGGAAAAGGGTCAATGATCATAAGTCACCAAGTTGAATACCATCCAATTCCCCAAGAACTAATGAGCGGCACGAGTGAG GATCTATTTGATTATATTGCAATGACTCTAAAACAATTTGTTGAACGAGCGGATGATGGTTCTGAGCAAAAAGCTGATGAGAAAAAGGAGCTCggatttacattttcttttccaGTTAGACAGATGTCTGTATCTTCAGGCATTCTTGTCAAGTGGACTAAAGGATTTTCAGTTGAAGATGCT GTTGGAAAAGACATAGCCCAATGTTTAGAGGAAGCAATGACCAAGGCAGGACTGAATATGCAGGTGGCGGCATTG GTGAATGATATTGTGGGCACATTAGCTCTTTGCCACTATTATGACAAGGACACTGTGGCTGCAGTGATTATTGGAACGGGCACCAATGCCTGCTATGTGGAACGCACTGATGCAATTATTAAGTGTCAGGGCCTGCTTAAAAATTCTGGAGGCACG GTTGTCAACATGGAATGGGGAAATTTCTGGTCATCACATTTACCTAGAACTTCTTATGATATTGCTCTAGATGATGAGAGCCCGAACAGTAATGATCAG GGTTTTGAAAAAATGATTTCAGGGATGTATTTGGGTGAAATTACAAGAAGGGTGCTTTATAGGATGGCACAGGagtcggatatatttggagatgGTGCTTACAATTTGTCAATACGCTTTATCTTAAG GACACCCTCGATGGCTGCCATGCATGAGGATGATTCTCCTGACTTGAGAGAAGTCAGAAGGATACTGACAGAAACTCTGCAG GTGCCTCATGTCTCACTGAGGGCACGAAGGCTTATAGTAAGAGTATGTGACATAGTTACCCGAAGAGCTGCCCGATTGGCTGCTGCAGGTATTGTTGGAATATTGAAGAAAATAGGACGAGATGGGAGTGGAGTTGCAAGTGGAAGAGCTAAAGGCACACCAAGGAGAACGGTTGTTGCGATTGAAGGGGCTCTTTATGTTAATTACTCAATGTTCAGGGAGTATCTAAATGAAGCTGTTGTGGAGATCTTAGGTGAGGAGGCTGCCCAAAATGTTGTTCTCAGAGTTTCAGAGGATGGATCAGGAATAGGAGCCGCCCTCCTTGCGGCAGCACATTCTTCAAATCGATAA